One genomic region from Cryptococcus neoformans var. grubii H99 chromosome 10, complete sequence encodes:
- a CDS encoding peptidyl-prolyl isomerase CWC27, with the protein MSNLYATEPATNGKVIIDTTAGEIEVELWGKECPKAVRNFLALTMEGYYDGVIFHRVVPGFIIQSGDPTGTGMGGESFYGEPFQDEIHGRLKFNRRGLLGMANNGSRNSNTSQFFITLDAAPELTSKHTMFGKVVGNTIFNVLNIGNLDTDKEEKPLIPPKIRRIHIIENPFDDIVPRITAEEKKAQQKAKLEARKDMEQRERRAKAKKNTGLLSFGDSEEIPEEEVTIKKKSMTRQDLVDPSEPEHSKSKTSKRTETFVDIPPSLKDLGKSREDEAREEKKAVDLKSIRAQHEREKAGGSAARQAEIKRMEEDLRRLKKRNGSVSDSDSGSSPHARRKGPSYLEQELAKYAANRGRAAMKVGNKRGRRNEEEDMLAEMRKFSTRVMQAGDEPEGEQAEGIGEGEAKEEGMGIGAAMAEEEGGIEVDYDVGWLTHKLKFQVDEKELTRRAEDEYAVIDPRAKARDLQGKPDKKKWKGNPNRRTARDVARNG; encoded by the exons ATGAGTAATTT GTATGCTACCGAA CCTGCAACAAATGGCAAGGTCATCATAGATACGACCGCCGGTGAAATCGAG GTTGAACTATGGGGTAAAGAATGTCCAAAAGCGGTTCGGAATTTCCTGGCGCTCACTATGGAAG GTTATTACGATGGTGTGATCTTTCATCGTGTCGTTCCTGGGTTTATCATACAGTCTGGAGATCCTACTGGAACAGGCATGGGCGGCGAAAGTTTCTATGGAGAGCCTTTCCAAGATGAAATCCATGGACGGCTGAAGTTCAACCG CCGAGGATTATTGGGAATGGCAAACAATGGAAGTCGCAACTCCAATACTTCCCAATTCTTTATCACGCTTGATGCTGCACCTGAACTCACAAGCAAACATACTATGTTTGGAAAGGTTGTGGGGAACACCATCTTTA ACGTGTTGAATATTGGGAACCTTGATACGGACAAAGAGGAGAAACCCCTTAT CCCACCAAAGATTCGACGAATTCACATCATTGAAAATCCTTTCGACGACATTGTACCCCGTATCAcagcagaagagaagaaggctcaGCAAAAGGCCAAGCTAGAAGCAAGAAAGGACATGGAGCAGCGAGAAAGGCGTGCGAAGGCTAAGAA AAATACTGGCTTATTGTCATTCGGAGACTCTGAGGAAATccctgaagaagaggtgactatcaagaagaagtcaaTGACCAGACAGGATT TGGTTGATCCCTCAGAACCCGAACACTCAAAATCCAAGACATCAAAGAGGACTGAGACTTTTGTCGATATCCCTCCCTCTTTGAAGGATTTGGGCAAATCgagagaagacgaagcaagggaggagaaaaag GCTGTGGACCTGAAAAGCATTCGGGCGCAGCatgagagggagaaagctGGCGGCAG CGCTGCTCGTCAAGCTGAGATTAAGCGTATGGAAGAGGACCTCCGTCGTCTCAAAAAGCGTAATGGCTCTGTTTCGGACTCTGACTCTGGTTCGTCACCCCATGCGCGACGCAAAGGTCCTTCCTACCTTGAACAGGAACTGGCCAAATACGCAGCTAATCGAGGACGAGCGGCAATGAAGGTCGGAAACAAGAGAGGTAGAAgaaacgaagaagaggatatGCTCGCTGAGATGAGAAAGTTCAGCACGCGAGTCATGCAGGCTGGAGACGAACCAGAGGGAGAGCAGGCGGAAGGGATTGGGGAAGGCGAAgcgaaggaggagggcatGGGAATAGGAGCCGCAatggcggaagaggaaggaggtaTAGAAGTAGATTACGACGTTGGATGGCTGACGCATAAGCTCAAGTTCCAAgtggatgagaaggagttgacgaggagggcggAGGATGAATATGCG GTTATTGACCCTCGTGCCAAAGCAAGGGATTTACAGGGGAAGCCTGATAAGAAAAAATGGAAGGGGAATCCCAACAGGCGGACCGCGAGAGACGTTGCGCGTAATGGATAG